In a single window of the Rhodamnia argentea isolate NSW1041297 chromosome 2, ASM2092103v1, whole genome shotgun sequence genome:
- the LOC115751446 gene encoding uncharacterized protein LOC115751446 has translation MNDYREGNSTCCSFHPLEVTVGVCPLCLNERLLVLAAKQAHSNNHHHHLHPHSTRSSHGHRAQSQSNNPNRKPPAVGLPKIFALGSFLHRLEFRHWKSDSISYEDASPSPEDSFISIKFEDNGLASWEKNTASKASFDNCKASWTHSTSKKTLATAPATRESTNTKSVIEHVKPRAASLRWRKRIGHLFQLVRWKRSSKGSVCHVGTKVEGVKVRSGWMRTLTKRRTKE, from the exons ATGAATGACTACAGAGAAGGCAATTCGACATGCTGCTCTTTCCATCCTCTAGAAGTAACTGTTGGGGTTTGTCCCTTGTGCTTGAACGAGAGGCTTCTGGTTTTAGCAGCAAAGCAAGCACACAGCAACAATCACcaccatcatcttcatcctcattcAACCAGAAGCAGCCATGGCCACAGAGCTCAGAGCCAGAGCAACAACCCCAACAGGAAGCCACCTGCCGTTGGCCTTCCCAAGATCTTTGCTCTTGGATCTTTCCTCCATCGCCTCGAATTCCGGCATTGGAAATCTGATTCCATCTCCTATGAAGATGCTTCCCCTAGCCCAGAAG ATTCTttcatatcaatcaagtttgaaGACAATGGTCTTGCCTCGTGGGAAAAGAACACAGCTTCTAAGGCGTCCTTTGACAATTGCAAGGCTTCATGGACTCACAGCACGAGCAAGAAGACTCTGGCCACTGCTCCAGCTACCAGGGAAAGTACCAATACCAAGAGCGTGATCGAGCATGTGAAGCCCCGCGCAGCGTCGCTGAGGTGGCGGAAGCGGATTGGCCACTTGTTCCAGCTCGTGAGATGGAAGAGGTCCAGCAAGGGGAGTGTCTGCCACGTGGGCACCAAGGTGGAGGGAGTGAAGGTGAGGAGTGGCTGGATGAGGACTCTCACCAAGAGGAGGAccaaagaatga
- the LOC115751447 gene encoding uncharacterized protein At4g08330, chloroplastic-like, protein MANSMFLEDGPRGSTRSPFLRSASVKDVSYSCGSCGYELYLSSLNRNMSTIGTKYRKSIKKGIISFCNIDESRFTLVDELQCIPYFSKQSWGWFRRRTRLLCRKCGNRIGIAYDPTTSSDPLVSDGLESCSSSEVPSQRKYDIRIRALQPSSSEGSSMSVFV, encoded by the exons ATGGCGAATTCGATGTTTCTCGAAGACGGCCCTCGGGGCTCGACACGAAGTCCCTTTCTGCGTTCCGCTTCTGTCAAAGACGTCAGCTACAG CTGTGGCTCTTGTGGATACGAGCTATACCTCAGCTCCTTAAATCGGAACATGTCGACAATTGGAACTAAATACCGTAAGTCCATAAAGAAAGGGATCATATCGTTCTGTAATATTGATGAGAGTAGATTTACGCTGGTTGATGAGCTGCAGTGCATACCCTACTTCTCGAAACAATCATGGGGTTGGTTTAGGCGGAGAACCAGACTTCTTTGCCGCAAGTGTGGCAACCGTATTGGCATTGCGTATGACCCAACTACTTCGTCTGATCCGCTTGTATCTGATGGGCTAGAATCATGTTCGTCCAGTGAAGTTCCCAGTCAACGTAAATATGACATAAGAATTCGTGCCTTGCAGCCATCATCCTCTGAGGGATCATCGATGTCCGTCTTTGTATGA
- the LOC115751444 gene encoding BTB/POZ domain-containing protein At1g21780 gives MSDSKVETLSRLAQWRIDSFGPSSYKKSEPFKMGIWNWHLSVERNRYLYVRLFPELSRISKEQPPLARFVVRVSVAGTGRKLFTSQVYDRLLRTCDDFGWSVDCAFHGRFTIDVEFLDLKICPLNGGEPTPLWLGDGSGSMQSVATQRTLHCLSRMLEEAIHSDITINTSDGSLRAHKAILSTSSLVFQSMFHHNLKEKESSTIFIEDMSLESCAALLSYLYGCIKQEDFWKHRLALLGAANKYGIAALKDACEDSLLEDISSSNVLERLQEAWLYQLDKLKKGCLMFLFDFGKVYDVREEMNNFFRQADRELMLEMFQEVLSAWKPA, from the exons ATGTCCGATTCGAAGGTGGAGACGCTGTCGCGACTCGCTCAATGGAGGATCGATAGCTTCGGACCCTCCTCTTACAAAAAGTCCGAACCTTTCAAGATGGGCATCTGGAACTG GCACTTATCGGTGGAGAGGAATCGCTATCTGTACGTGCGCTTGTTCCCTGAGCTATCGAGGATTTCTAAAGAACAACCACCTCTCGCGCGATTCGTTGTGCGCGTCTCTGTTGCTGGTACCGGTCGTAAACTATTCACTTCTCAAG TATATGACAGATTACTTCGGACATGTGATGACTTTGGTTGGTCCGTCGATTGTGCCTTTCATGGACGTTTCACTATCGATGTCGAGTTTCTGGATCTGAAGATCTGCCCATTGAAT GGAGGCGAGCCCACTCCTCTATGGCTCGGAGATGGAAGTGGGTCAATGCAATCTGTGGCAACTCAAAGGACTCTCCATTGCCTCTCACGAATGCTTGAAGAAGCCATCCACTCCGACATCACCATCAATACATCTGACGGCTCTTTGAGGGCCCACAAGGCCATCTTATCCACAAGCTCTCTAGTCTTCCAAAGCATGTTCCATCACAACCTAAAGGAGAAAGAGTCTTCCACGATCTTCATCGAAGACATGTCCCTCGAGTCCTGCGCAGCCCTTTTGAGTTACTTGTATGGATGCATAAAGCAAGAGGATTTCTGGAAGCATCGACTCGCTCTTCTTGGGGCAGCCAATAAATATGGGATTGCAGCTCTGAAAGACGCGTGCGAGGACAGCCTCTTGGAAGATATTAGTTCGAGCAATGTCCTTGAGAGGCTCCAGGAGGCTTGGCTGTATCAGCTGGACAAGCTTAAGAAGGGGTGCTTGATGTTCCTGTTCGACTTTGGGAAGGTATATGATGTTAGAGAGGAGATGAATAACTTTTTCAGGCAGGCGGATCGGGAATTGATGTTGGAGATGTTTCAGGAGGTGCTTTCTGCATGGAAACCCGCATGA
- the LOC115751438 gene encoding TLC domain-containing protein 2, whose protein sequence is MARTSHNESENRAGSFFLATLLLWLVSVLLEIAFNKRRELLFILVGCCFYQTANWVVRSCVSRDPLFVNTSVSLLHSTITSSSVVFILLNLWLKEGNKDIFEHSQLVGAAWPWAYKALCFSCGYFAYDQWDMLQYRLYSGRIPSILVHHLILLICFTLALYRNVTINYLILTLICEIHSIFLHTRKVRRMAGIRDAKSVVVTIEWVLNWVFFFVARLAAHVFITAKLIIDASKFDKGIELPLALFGMAGMNLLNIGLGFDLFGAFKREMWTSQSNHRRE, encoded by the exons ATGGCAAGGACGAGCCACAATGAAAGCGAGAACAGAGCCGGGTCTTTCTTCCTCGCGACGCTGCTTCTGTGGCTGGTCTCGGTTCTGTTGGAGATAGCCTTCAACAAGAGGAGAGAGCTGCTCTTCATCCTCGTGGGATGTTGCTTCTACCAGACCGCGAATTGGGTCGTCCGGTCCTGCGTCTCTCGCGACCCTCTGTTCGTCAACACCTCCGTCTCTCTCCTCCACTCCACCATCACCTCTTCCTCAG TGGTCTTCATTTTACTAAATTTGTGGTTAAAAGAGGGTAATAAGGACATCTTTGAGCATTCGCAGTTGGTTGGGGCTGCCTGGCCTTGGGCATACAAGGCATTGTGCTTCTCCTGTGGTTATTTTGCGTATGATCAATGGGATATGCTACAGTACCGACTGTATAGTGGTCGGATACCTTCCATCCTAGTGCATCATTTGATACTCCTTATATGCTTTACTCTTGCTCTATATCGAAATGTCACCATCAACTATCTTATCTTGACCCTCATTTGCGAG ATACATTCCATATTCCTGCACACAAGGAAAGTACGGAGAATGGCCGGTATTCGCGATGCCAAGAGTGTGGTGGTGACGATTGAGTGGGTTCTGAACTGGGTCTTCTTCTTTGTCGCGAGGTTAGCAGCTCATGTTTTCATAACAGCAAAGCTCATAATAGATGCTTCCAAATTCGATAAGGGCATCGAGTTGCCACTTGCCTTGTTTGGGATGGCTGGAATGAACTTGCTCAATATTGGTCTTGGATTTGATCTCTTCGGTGCTTTCAAGAGAGAGATGTGGACATCGCAGAGTAACCATCGCCGTGAATGA
- the LOC115751434 gene encoding filament-like plant protein 1 isoform X2 → MEASKASPSHDSHSPAVTSRAGMAENNVNEVVRGLAEKLSAALVNVSAKEDLVKQHAKVAEEAVAGWEKAENEAAILKERLEVAIQQKISLEDRVSHLDGALKECVRQLRQGREEQEHKIHEAVVKATKEWESTKTELENQILEFQKKVDALENQPPADADPYLFQKLELLDQENSSLRLELQQQNEELEIRTIERDLSTQAAEAASKQNLESIKRVAKLEAECRKLRIVATKSPLRADNKSATASSIYVESLTDSQSDSGDRFNIVEMSNAETEKSELGRSDTWASAQIAELNQFKSEKGVDRTSVEIDLMDDFLEMERLAALAEVSREGSEAVPKESVDARSSVREELDIAVNHAAELVKKLEKLEKEKAELHMALAESQISINASELQLRAQLDMMTNSMIELEAKKEQLEKEKAELQIALSERQISINASEIQLKAELYAAMNHTIELEAKNEQLEKEKAELQMALAESQIYINASEVQLRTELDAAISCTIELQAKKEQLEKEKAELRLALTATGDSREALELKLSEGLAKIEELQKELKMANEEKQAVESQLRKLEIEARVKDTRVGALEEEVKKVRALSDELMIKSGELEEELERKKEELDSQGIASLNGQSKIKQEDLDVAAGRLAECQKTIVSLRKQLESLATLEDFLIDTTNIPELTAGGSVVSRANGEMWKLHSNRTFSPKRDANSLKMPGDSPCPSLNPSDTVKSPASSSSSVSSAVPSAQVSLEKNRNGFAKFFSRTKNGIQLEI, encoded by the exons ATG gAAGCATCAAAGGCATCTCCTAGTCATGACAGTCATTCCCCTGCAGTCACTTCTAGAGCTGGAATGGCTGAAAATAATGTCAATGAAGTCGTGAGGGGTTTGGCAGAGAAACTGTCAGCTGCACTGGTGAATGTAAGTGCCAAAGAGGATTTGGTAAAGCAGCATGCTAAAGTAGCCGAAGAAGCTGTTGCAG GCTGGGAAAAGGCTGAAAATGAAGCAGCAATTCTTAAGGAAAGACTAGAGGTTGCAATACAGCAGAAGATATCATTGGAGGATAGGGTGAGTCACCTTGATGGGGCCCTAAAGGAATGTGTTAGGCAGCTGAGACAAGGTAGAGAGGAGCAGGAacataagattcatgaagcAGTAGTGAAGGCTACAAAGGAATGGGAGTCGACCAAAACTGAACTCGAAAATCAAATCCTCGAGTTCCAAAAGAAAGTGGATGCCTTGGAAAATCAACCTCCCGCGGATGCTGATCCTTATCTTTTCCAAAAGCTTGAACTTTTGGACCAAGAGAATTCTTCTCTGAGGCTCGAGCTCCAACAACAAAATGAAGAGTTAGAGATTAGGACAATCGAGAGGGACTTGAGCACCCAGGCAGCAGAAGCAGCAAGCAAGCAAAATCTCGAGAGCATAAAGAGAGTTGCCAAACTTGAGGCTGAGTGCCGGAAGCTAAGAATTGTGGCTACTAAGTCACCCTTGCGTGCTGATAATAAATCTGCCACTGCTTCATCAATTTATGTTGAATCTTTGACAGATAGTCAATCAGACAGTGGCGATCGGTTTAATATCGTGGAGATGAGTAATGCGGAGACTGAAAAAAGTGAATTGGGCCGCTCTGACACATGGGCATCCGCCCAAATTGCTGAACTCAATcaattcaaaagtgaaaaaggtgTTGACAGAACATCTGTTGAGATAGACCTTATGGATGATTTCCTTGAGATGGAACGGCTTGCTGCTTTAGCTGAGGTTAGCAGAGAAGGTTCAGAAGCAGTTCCAAAGGAGAGCGTTGATGCTAGAAGCTCTGTAAGAGAGGAGCTTGATATTGCTGTCAATCATGCAGCAGAACTGGTAAAGAAACTAGAGAAGCTGGAAAAGGAGAAAGCTGAACTCCACATGGCTCTAGCTGAGAGCCAAATCTCTATTAATGCATCAGAGCTTCAGCTCAGAGCACAACTTGACATGATGACTAACAGTATGATCGAATTGGAAGCAAAGAAAGAGCAGCTGGAAAAGGAGAAAGCTGAACTCCAGATTGCTCTATCTGAGAGACAGATCTCTATAAATGCATCAGAGATTCAGCTGAAGGCAGAACTTTATGCAGCGATGAATCACACGATCGAATTGGAAGCAAAGAATGAGCAGCTTGAAAAGGAGAAAGCTGAACTTCAAATGGCTCTAGCTGAGAGCCAAATCTATATTAACGCATCAGAAGTTCAGCTGAGGACAGAACTTGATGCAGCGATTAGTTGTACGATTGAATTGCAAGCGAAGAAAGAGCAGCTGGAAAAGGAGAAAGCTGAGCTGCGTTTGGCTCTAACTGCAACTGGTGACTCTCGCGAGGCATTGGAGCTAAAACTGAGTGAGGGTCTGGCAAAGATAGAGGAGCTACAAAAGGAGCTAAAAATGGCCAATGAGGAGAAGCAAGCGGTAGAGTCTCAACTCAGGAAACTGGAAATAGAAGCTCGGGTGAAGGACACTAGGGTTGGTGCGTTGGAGGAAGAGGTGAAGAAGGTGAGAGCATTGTCTGACGAACTTATGATCAAGTCTGGAGAACTGGAGGAAGagttggaaagaaagaaagaggagctCGATTCCCAGGGGATCGCAAGCTTGAACGGCCAATCAAAGATAAAGCAG GAGGATTTAGATGTGGCCGCCGGAAGACTTGCGGAGTGCCAGAAGACGATAGTGTCTCTCAGAAAGCAGCTGGAATCTCTGGCAACACTCGAAGATTTCCTTATTGATACAACCAACATACCAGAATTGACAGCAGGAGGGTCTGTTGTTTCCAGAGCCAATGGTGAGATGTGGAAGCTGCATTCAAACAGAACTTTTTCGCCTAAACGAGATGCAAATTCTCTCAAAATGCCAGGTGACAGTCCGTGTCCTTCATTGAATCCGAGTGATACTGTAAAGTCGCCagcatcttcatcatcatcagttTCATCTGCTGTGCCATCGGCTCAAGTTAGCTTAGAGAAGAATCGAAATGGATTTGCCAAATTCTTCTCCCGAACTAAAAACGGAATTCAGCTGGAAATCTAG
- the LOC115751434 gene encoding filament-like plant protein 1 isoform X1 has product MEKRKWLWKRKSSDKSPGDSESSESISSPSEKDSDGQEASKASPSHDSHSPAVTSRAGMAENNVNEVVRGLAEKLSAALVNVSAKEDLVKQHAKVAEEAVAGWEKAENEAAILKERLEVAIQQKISLEDRVSHLDGALKECVRQLRQGREEQEHKIHEAVVKATKEWESTKTELENQILEFQKKVDALENQPPADADPYLFQKLELLDQENSSLRLELQQQNEELEIRTIERDLSTQAAEAASKQNLESIKRVAKLEAECRKLRIVATKSPLRADNKSATASSIYVESLTDSQSDSGDRFNIVEMSNAETEKSELGRSDTWASAQIAELNQFKSEKGVDRTSVEIDLMDDFLEMERLAALAEVSREGSEAVPKESVDARSSVREELDIAVNHAAELVKKLEKLEKEKAELHMALAESQISINASELQLRAQLDMMTNSMIELEAKKEQLEKEKAELQIALSERQISINASEIQLKAELYAAMNHTIELEAKNEQLEKEKAELQMALAESQIYINASEVQLRTELDAAISCTIELQAKKEQLEKEKAELRLALTATGDSREALELKLSEGLAKIEELQKELKMANEEKQAVESQLRKLEIEARVKDTRVGALEEEVKKVRALSDELMIKSGELEEELERKKEELDSQGIASLNGQSKIKQEDLDVAAGRLAECQKTIVSLRKQLESLATLEDFLIDTTNIPELTAGGSVVSRANGEMWKLHSNRTFSPKRDANSLKMPGDSPCPSLNPSDTVKSPASSSSSVSSAVPSAQVSLEKNRNGFAKFFSRTKNGIQLEI; this is encoded by the exons ATGGAAAAGCGCAAATGGCTGTGGAAGAGGAAATCCTCTGATAAAAGCCCCGGTGATAGCGAGAGTTCAGAATCAATTTCTTCCCCTTCTGAGAAAGACTCTGATGGTCAG gAAGCATCAAAGGCATCTCCTAGTCATGACAGTCATTCCCCTGCAGTCACTTCTAGAGCTGGAATGGCTGAAAATAATGTCAATGAAGTCGTGAGGGGTTTGGCAGAGAAACTGTCAGCTGCACTGGTGAATGTAAGTGCCAAAGAGGATTTGGTAAAGCAGCATGCTAAAGTAGCCGAAGAAGCTGTTGCAG GCTGGGAAAAGGCTGAAAATGAAGCAGCAATTCTTAAGGAAAGACTAGAGGTTGCAATACAGCAGAAGATATCATTGGAGGATAGGGTGAGTCACCTTGATGGGGCCCTAAAGGAATGTGTTAGGCAGCTGAGACAAGGTAGAGAGGAGCAGGAacataagattcatgaagcAGTAGTGAAGGCTACAAAGGAATGGGAGTCGACCAAAACTGAACTCGAAAATCAAATCCTCGAGTTCCAAAAGAAAGTGGATGCCTTGGAAAATCAACCTCCCGCGGATGCTGATCCTTATCTTTTCCAAAAGCTTGAACTTTTGGACCAAGAGAATTCTTCTCTGAGGCTCGAGCTCCAACAACAAAATGAAGAGTTAGAGATTAGGACAATCGAGAGGGACTTGAGCACCCAGGCAGCAGAAGCAGCAAGCAAGCAAAATCTCGAGAGCATAAAGAGAGTTGCCAAACTTGAGGCTGAGTGCCGGAAGCTAAGAATTGTGGCTACTAAGTCACCCTTGCGTGCTGATAATAAATCTGCCACTGCTTCATCAATTTATGTTGAATCTTTGACAGATAGTCAATCAGACAGTGGCGATCGGTTTAATATCGTGGAGATGAGTAATGCGGAGACTGAAAAAAGTGAATTGGGCCGCTCTGACACATGGGCATCCGCCCAAATTGCTGAACTCAATcaattcaaaagtgaaaaaggtgTTGACAGAACATCTGTTGAGATAGACCTTATGGATGATTTCCTTGAGATGGAACGGCTTGCTGCTTTAGCTGAGGTTAGCAGAGAAGGTTCAGAAGCAGTTCCAAAGGAGAGCGTTGATGCTAGAAGCTCTGTAAGAGAGGAGCTTGATATTGCTGTCAATCATGCAGCAGAACTGGTAAAGAAACTAGAGAAGCTGGAAAAGGAGAAAGCTGAACTCCACATGGCTCTAGCTGAGAGCCAAATCTCTATTAATGCATCAGAGCTTCAGCTCAGAGCACAACTTGACATGATGACTAACAGTATGATCGAATTGGAAGCAAAGAAAGAGCAGCTGGAAAAGGAGAAAGCTGAACTCCAGATTGCTCTATCTGAGAGACAGATCTCTATAAATGCATCAGAGATTCAGCTGAAGGCAGAACTTTATGCAGCGATGAATCACACGATCGAATTGGAAGCAAAGAATGAGCAGCTTGAAAAGGAGAAAGCTGAACTTCAAATGGCTCTAGCTGAGAGCCAAATCTATATTAACGCATCAGAAGTTCAGCTGAGGACAGAACTTGATGCAGCGATTAGTTGTACGATTGAATTGCAAGCGAAGAAAGAGCAGCTGGAAAAGGAGAAAGCTGAGCTGCGTTTGGCTCTAACTGCAACTGGTGACTCTCGCGAGGCATTGGAGCTAAAACTGAGTGAGGGTCTGGCAAAGATAGAGGAGCTACAAAAGGAGCTAAAAATGGCCAATGAGGAGAAGCAAGCGGTAGAGTCTCAACTCAGGAAACTGGAAATAGAAGCTCGGGTGAAGGACACTAGGGTTGGTGCGTTGGAGGAAGAGGTGAAGAAGGTGAGAGCATTGTCTGACGAACTTATGATCAAGTCTGGAGAACTGGAGGAAGagttggaaagaaagaaagaggagctCGATTCCCAGGGGATCGCAAGCTTGAACGGCCAATCAAAGATAAAGCAG GAGGATTTAGATGTGGCCGCCGGAAGACTTGCGGAGTGCCAGAAGACGATAGTGTCTCTCAGAAAGCAGCTGGAATCTCTGGCAACACTCGAAGATTTCCTTATTGATACAACCAACATACCAGAATTGACAGCAGGAGGGTCTGTTGTTTCCAGAGCCAATGGTGAGATGTGGAAGCTGCATTCAAACAGAACTTTTTCGCCTAAACGAGATGCAAATTCTCTCAAAATGCCAGGTGACAGTCCGTGTCCTTCATTGAATCCGAGTGATACTGTAAAGTCGCCagcatcttcatcatcatcagttTCATCTGCTGTGCCATCGGCTCAAGTTAGCTTAGAGAAGAATCGAAATGGATTTGCCAAATTCTTCTCCCGAACTAAAAACGGAATTCAGCTGGAAATCTAG